A region of the Mytilus galloprovincialis chromosome 1, xbMytGall1.hap1.1, whole genome shotgun sequence genome:
AGAAATATTTTAGAATTCAATTCTTTGTATTCATAAGTTTGAATGACATGGCTCATCCAGATTTACTTTCGTGCATTAATCTCTTTAAAAACGGAAGTATTTCATCGGGTAGTCTCAACTGTTCCCACTACAGACATAATGGATTTAAGGACATTCTTAAATTTCTCCTGAAAAATACTTCAGTTACTAGAAAACCAAAAGATGAAGATGTATGGCAATATCTGGAAGATAAAATGTTTCCAAGTCGAGATGATTTGTCCATAGTTATACCTATTACAATAATATACACCATCATATTTCTAACAGGCCTTTTGGGTAACGTGTTTACATGTATTGTCATAGCTAGAAACAAATTCATGCACACAGcaacaaattattatttattcaaTCTTGCTGTGGCAGACCTATTGCTATTATGTGCTGGACTACCATCAGAACTGTATACAATATGGAACTTATATCCGTGGGTATTTGGTGAAACTGTTTGCATTTTGCGTGCTCTATTTGGAGAACTATCAACTTATACTTCCATACTGACAATTTCTGCCTTCACTGTTGAACGTTATGTTGCTATCTGTCATCCAATGAAAGCACAGAAAATGTCCAGTTTACACCGCGCTGTGCGGGTCATTTTCAGCACATGGATCATAGCATCAGTATTATCTATTCCTCAGACTATTCAGTATGGAGTTGTatatattcaggacgagaacaacaGGACTATAAAAGAATCAGCGATGTGTACTAACAAAAAGACGATCAAAGAAACCTTTCTTGTTTCGTCCCTAATATTTTTCCTGTTTCCAATGACTTTCATTAGTATATTATATACTTTGATTGCTTTGGCTATTCGGAGGTCATCAATGCGTCGATCCTCAGCAGATTCATCAACTAGAGAACATGTTAGGGGAATTGATCTTCACGTCAAACAGCAATCAAGGGCCAGAAAATCTGTTATAAAGATGTTAGGTAATATATACAATTAACTTTTTATATAACGACAG
Encoded here:
- the LOC143056271 gene encoding pyrokinin-1 receptor-like, with translation MAHPDLLSCINLFKNGSISSGSLNCSHYRHNGFKDILKFLLKNTSVTRKPKDEDVWQYLEDKMFPSRDDLSIVIPITIIYTIIFLTGLLGNVFTCIVIARNKFMHTATNYYLFNLAVADLLLLCAGLPSELYTIWNLYPWVFGETVCILRALFGELSTYTSILTISAFTVERYVAICHPMKAQKMSSLHRAVRVIFSTWIIASVLSIPQTIQYGVVYIQDENNRTIKESAMCTNKKTIKETFLVSSLIFFLFPMTFISILYTLIALAIRRSSMRRSSADSSTREHVRGIDLHVKQQSRARKSVIKMLVAVVVGFFVCWAPFHVERLVTSNIESWSPFLLRVYRILFYSSGVCYFCSCTINPILYSIMSLKFRQALKQTFAKSCCQKIPRQNRKTRRFSYKFVHKNGQTETSYTTVGPLGIIGSCKKKSMQKIVKDKVVEERKLQRTKKASPSPSISGSSLKSTDEMCQEEEIDKVLFQIKCYDSNRNTSQLVVGVC